Proteins co-encoded in one Jeotgalibacillus malaysiensis genomic window:
- a CDS encoding transposase — MVVGIPEASYHYHIKRMHDVNPDQELEDQIRFIFDAHNGNYGYRRVQAALKSDGLIINHKKVQRIMKKLGLKGLKFRRKSRSYSSYKGTVGNVAKNRLNRRFQTAHPLQKLATDITEFKCLGGGKLYLSPILDMHNSEVISFGVSQHPTLDFVMKPLEEALNLVKYAKYRTTIHSDQGWHYQHYTWVKALKGQKVFQSMSRKGNCIDNALMENFFGLLKQEMYYGEKLRTYEELKKDIETYIHYYNHDRIKQKLAGMSPVQYRLHTSQMAA, encoded by the coding sequence ATGGTTGTAGGCATTCCTGAAGCTTCCTATCATTATCATATTAAACGGATGCATGATGTTAATCCGGATCAGGAGCTTGAAGATCAGATTCGATTCATCTTCGATGCCCACAATGGCAACTATGGGTACCGTCGAGTCCAGGCGGCACTAAAGAGTGACGGGCTGATCATCAATCATAAAAAGGTTCAACGGATTATGAAAAAGCTTGGCTTAAAAGGCTTAAAGTTCAGAAGGAAATCTAGAAGCTATAGCTCTTACAAAGGTACCGTAGGTAACGTGGCCAAGAACAGGTTGAATCGCCGTTTTCAAACAGCTCATCCTCTTCAAAAGCTGGCAACCGATATTACTGAATTCAAATGCTTAGGTGGCGGAAAGTTGTACCTGAGCCCTATCCTGGATATGCATAATAGTGAAGTGATTTCATTTGGCGTCAGTCAACATCCGACATTGGATTTCGTTATGAAACCATTAGAAGAAGCTCTGAACCTTGTAAAGTATGCAAAATACCGTACAACTATTCACTCTGATCAAGGATGGCATTATCAGCACTATACATGGGTCAAGGCCCTGAAAGGGCAAAAGGTATTTCAAAGTATGTCCCGAAAAGGAAATTGTATCGACAATGCCCTTATGGAGAACTTTTTTGGTTTACTAAAACAGGAAATGTATTATGGAGAGAAGTTACGCACATACGAAGAACTTAAAAAAGATATTGAAACGTATATCCATTATTACAACCATGATCGAATCAAACAAAAGTTGGCTGGCATGAGTCCAGTTCAATATCGTCTGCATACCAGCCAAATGGCTGCTTAA
- a CDS encoding histidine kinase: MAFFLLMALAGIPLFLAISLLFYSRSTNTKAFSVFLLLISFWQMGIAFLYSQDVFSLTVIDSFFRFFRAGPIFLMPVMYILGIIMVKQNPELTGFHKIFKIRGLIVLFVISMTAYVINFTDAGINGYIFVQDGMYSPEHMMPLYGNLNITFMINILLIITNTVLFAFAASRIHNRILRIFYLQIGIGAIFIFLNGVISGFTPLPLYFSSFNSIIIALLLFLAYVRMQSVMLIQANGNLARQRTLLEKIMDINPNYLAVIDQNNQIIRLNDSICRLLSVTKDQLTRQDLSALLAIRELNPEKDRMLTRSGEIRYVKWSFETIELDSQEVYTLFIGVDFTEQKQNEQLLLDSEKSKVVGELAASIAHEIRNPLTTVRGLIQLAKEKTDDPKLENIILDEIDRIVEVLKELLLLARPEAKNEQEGYKEIINVAEELENIHFLYQSVAIRENKFISIENLLTSNGLLDIQKSHFKQIMINFLKNSLEATVPESKIKIKVDSIDGKIRIRIIDNGKGIPKSRLSRIGEPYYTTKEKGTGIGMAVCFKLIKDHHGEIDVNSKVNWGTTITVTFPAVLSSQVTEAI, from the coding sequence ATGGCATTCTTTTTATTAATGGCATTAGCCGGTATACCGCTATTTTTAGCGATTTCTTTATTATTTTATTCACGATCAACAAATACAAAAGCATTTTCTGTCTTTCTCTTACTGATCTCATTTTGGCAAATGGGCATCGCATTTTTATATAGCCAGGATGTTTTTTCACTTACAGTCATTGACTCGTTTTTTAGATTTTTCAGAGCGGGACCTATCTTCCTGATGCCGGTCATGTACATTCTCGGCATTATTATGGTTAAGCAAAACCCTGAACTAACAGGATTTCATAAAATATTTAAAATCAGAGGATTGATCGTCCTCTTTGTAATTAGTATGACCGCTTATGTCATTAATTTTACGGACGCGGGAATTAATGGCTATATTTTTGTACAGGATGGTATGTATTCCCCTGAGCATATGATGCCGTTATATGGGAATCTGAATATAACGTTTATGATCAATATACTGCTTATCATTACGAATACCGTACTGTTCGCTTTCGCTGCAAGCCGGATTCATAACCGGATACTCAGAATCTTTTATCTGCAAATCGGTATTGGTGCCATATTTATTTTTCTAAATGGTGTCATTAGCGGATTTACGCCGCTGCCATTATATTTTTCAAGTTTTAATTCGATTATTATTGCACTACTGCTTTTTCTGGCATATGTACGTATGCAATCTGTCATGCTGATCCAGGCCAACGGCAATCTGGCAAGACAGCGCACTCTGCTAGAAAAGATTATGGATATTAACCCGAACTATCTTGCAGTGATCGATCAGAACAATCAGATCATCCGGCTGAATGACTCAATCTGCAGGCTCCTGTCCGTAACAAAAGATCAGTTGACACGTCAGGACTTATCTGCGCTACTTGCCATACGCGAATTGAATCCTGAGAAGGACAGAATGCTGACGCGCTCAGGTGAAATACGTTATGTGAAATGGAGCTTTGAAACAATAGAACTTGATAGTCAGGAAGTCTACACTCTCTTTATCGGCGTTGACTTCACTGAGCAAAAACAGAATGAACAGCTGCTACTTGATTCTGAAAAATCCAAGGTTGTTGGTGAACTCGCAGCAAGTATTGCTCATGAAATCCGCAATCCGCTGACAACCGTCAGAGGTTTGATCCAGCTTGCCAAAGAAAAAACGGACGACCCAAAACTTGAGAATATTATTTTAGATGAAATTGACCGGATTGTGGAAGTATTAAAAGAACTCCTCCTTCTTGCCCGTCCTGAAGCTAAAAACGAGCAGGAAGGTTATAAGGAAATCATCAATGTCGCAGAGGAACTTGAAAATATACACTTTCTCTACCAATCAGTCGCAATTCGGGAGAATAAATTTATTTCAATTGAAAATCTATTAACATCAAACGGCCTGCTTGATATACAGAAGTCACACTTCAAACAAATCATGATCAACTTTCTGAAAAACAGCCTTGAAGCAACCGTACCGGAAAGCAAAATTAAAATCAAAGTCGACAGCATCGACGGGAAAATACGGATCCGCATTATCGACAACGGCAAAGGCATTCCAAAATCCCGCCTATCAAGAATTGGGGAACCTTACTACACAACAAAAGAAAAAGGTACCGGTATTGGGATGGCCGTCTGCTTCAAATTGATTAAAGACCATCACGGTGAAATCGACGTCAACAGTAAAGTCAACTGGGGAACGACCATTACCGTCACATTCCCTGCCGTACTAAGCAGTCAGGTAACTGAAGCAATTTAA
- a CDS encoding transposase, whose product MVKYNEKFKLMIVKEYLNGPHGIRILARKHGIQSKTQIFNWVNIYRHFGEEGLKKKKKAFYSVQFKLDVISFMDRTGASQTETALQFRLTNPSLIGEWKKKFLEGGYEALENPRGQSTMSDKKKNGQNETASNQNEASNREKELERENELLRLEVAYLKKLKAFQKDPNNYLEKHKQRYRSNSKKHSD is encoded by the coding sequence TTGGTTAAATACAATGAGAAGTTTAAATTGATGATTGTGAAAGAATATTTGAACGGTCCTCATGGTATTAGAATTTTAGCACGTAAGCATGGTATTCAATCTAAAACGCAGATCTTTAATTGGGTGAATATCTATCGGCACTTTGGTGAAGAAGGGTTAAAGAAAAAGAAAAAGGCATTTTATTCTGTTCAATTTAAACTGGATGTAATAAGCTTTATGGACAGAACAGGTGCTTCCCAAACTGAAACAGCCCTTCAATTTAGACTAACGAACCCATCGTTAATTGGCGAATGGAAGAAAAAGTTCCTTGAAGGGGGTTATGAAGCACTAGAGAACCCGAGAGGACAATCAACCATGTCAGATAAAAAGAAGAATGGTCAAAACGAGACAGCCTCTAATCAAAATGAAGCGTCTAACAGAGAAAAAGAATTAGAGAGAGAAAACGAGTTATTACGTCTTGAGGTTGCTTATTTAAAAAAGTTAAAAGCTTTTCAGAAGGATCCGAACAACTATCTCGAAAAGCACAAGCAGCGCTATCGTTCGAACTCAAAGAAACATTCAGACTAA
- a CDS encoding potassium uptake protein KtrB, whose translation MTGLVTVDTGTVFTLFGEAVIMILIQVGGLGFMTFAVLVILFLRKKITLKERLLIQEALSQTSIGGVVRLVLSLFIFSLVIELAGMILLATVWVPEYGWREGLHVSLFHSISAFNNAGFSLWSDNLMGYVGDPVINLVITGLFILGGLGFTVLVDVYKKPQFKKLTLHSKLMIIGTLVINTVALLFIFFSEYGNPATIGGMPLIDQLWASYFQGVTTRTAGFNSLDIGSMEDSSILFMMALMFIGAGSGSTGSGIKLTTAIIILLTFITFLQNKSEVAVFGRTIKNNIVIRAFAITFAGFMTVFVCLLGLTLTDPQLPFLEVAFEVFSAFGTVGLSMGITAELSVPGKLIIIVMMFLGRVGPITLAFSLAVIKPDKVRYAKEDVYTG comes from the coding sequence GTGACCGGGCTTGTAACGGTTGATACGGGCACTGTGTTTACGCTTTTTGGTGAGGCAGTGATTATGATATTGATCCAGGTTGGCGGGCTTGGTTTTATGACGTTTGCTGTACTGGTGATTCTTTTTCTGAGGAAAAAGATTACGCTGAAAGAAAGGCTGCTGATTCAGGAGGCGCTGAGTCAGACATCGATTGGTGGGGTTGTACGCCTTGTACTGTCGTTGTTTATTTTCTCCCTTGTGATTGAGCTTGCTGGAATGATTTTGCTTGCAACGGTATGGGTACCTGAATATGGCTGGAGAGAAGGGCTGCACGTCAGTTTATTTCATTCTATATCGGCATTTAATAACGCGGGCTTTTCATTATGGTCTGATAATCTGATGGGGTATGTTGGTGACCCGGTGATTAATCTGGTTATCACTGGTTTATTTATTTTAGGCGGGCTTGGCTTTACGGTGCTGGTTGATGTTTATAAAAAGCCGCAATTTAAAAAGCTGACGCTGCATTCTAAGCTGATGATTATTGGAACACTTGTAATTAACACTGTGGCGCTGCTGTTTATATTTTTCTCGGAGTATGGTAATCCTGCTACGATTGGCGGTATGCCTTTGATTGATCAGCTTTGGGCTTCTTACTTTCAGGGGGTTACTACGAGAACCGCAGGCTTTAATTCTCTTGATATTGGAAGTATGGAAGATTCATCAATTTTATTTATGATGGCACTGATGTTTATCGGTGCAGGAAGTGGTTCGACGGGAAGTGGGATTAAGCTGACGACTGCGATTATTATTTTGCTGACGTTTATTACTTTTTTGCAAAATAAGAGTGAAGTGGCAGTGTTTGGGCGTACCATTAAAAATAATATTGTGATCAGAGCGTTCGCGATTACTTTTGCAGGCTTTATGACTGTTTTCGTCTGTCTGCTTGGACTGACACTGACGGATCCGCAGCTTCCGTTTTTAGAAGTTGCATTTGAGGTATTTTCAGCATTTGGAACAGTTGGTCTTTCGATGGGAATTACCGCTGAGTTGAGTGTGCCGGGTAAATTAATTATTATTGTAATGATGTTTCTTGGCAGAGTGGGGCCGATTACGCTTGCGTTTTCATTGGCTGTGATCAAGCCGGATAAGGTTCGTTATGCAAAAGAAGATGTTTATACAGGATAA